Proteins from a single region of Chlorocebus sabaeus isolate Y175 chromosome 25, mChlSab1.0.hap1, whole genome shotgun sequence:
- the MYOCOS gene encoding myocilin opposite strand protein — protein sequence MAQRSPADNGINLPYKDLTSEVTRRRVTMTTRKEIITQKSDEAKEMLSHLDLEQTPPPRRTHLTVPPAPPPSPAEDPTVS from the exons ATGGCTCAGAGAAGCCCTGCAGACAACGGCATTAATCTCCCCTACAAGGACTTGACCTCCGAGGTAACCAGGCGCCGAGTCACCATGACCACGAG AAAAGAGATAATTACCCAGAAAAGTGATGAAGCTAAGGAGATGCTCTCCCACTTGGATTTGGAACAAACCCCTCCCCCTCGCAGGACCCACCTCACAGTACCTCCTGCCCCACCTCCTTCTCCAGCTGAGGATCCCACAGTCTCCTAA